Proteins found in one Geomonas subterranea genomic segment:
- a CDS encoding bifunctional riboflavin kinase/FAD synthetase, with protein MVIFRSVSEIKEKLRHPVVTIGNFDGVHLGHREIFRRVKELARETGGVSVVITFVPNPLKVVAAHKEVRLITTSREKEALIEGSGIDYLLEIPFDRTFAAMPASEFVQRVLVDAIGMERLVIGYDYAFGRGREGDVGLLREIGTRSGYGVEELQPISDGATVYSSTAVRRVVSAGDVAAASLLLGRHFSITGKVVHGHERGRGLGFPTANVDTEKDLIPSVGVYAVKVCLGERLLDGACNIGPNPTFGNDRLSIEVFLLDFTGDLYGREITLFFIERLRGEKRFSSLDELKQAIAADVERCREILRSARPVASESGGDWDCVARPGAVIPE; from the coding sequence ATGGTCATTTTCAGAAGCGTTTCCGAGATTAAGGAAAAACTGCGCCACCCGGTGGTCACCATCGGCAACTTCGACGGCGTGCATCTCGGACACCGGGAGATCTTCCGCAGGGTGAAGGAGCTGGCCCGCGAGACCGGCGGCGTCTCCGTCGTCATCACCTTCGTCCCCAACCCCCTGAAGGTGGTGGCGGCTCACAAGGAGGTGCGCCTCATCACCACCAGCCGCGAGAAGGAGGCCCTCATCGAGGGGTCCGGCATCGACTACCTGCTGGAGATCCCCTTCGACCGGACCTTCGCCGCGATGCCCGCATCGGAGTTCGTGCAGCGGGTGCTGGTGGACGCGATCGGGATGGAGCGGCTGGTGATCGGCTACGACTACGCCTTCGGTCGCGGCAGGGAAGGGGACGTGGGGCTTTTAAGGGAGATCGGGACCCGTTCTGGCTACGGCGTCGAGGAACTGCAACCCATTTCCGACGGCGCCACGGTCTACAGTTCCACCGCCGTGCGCAGGGTGGTGAGCGCCGGCGACGTCGCCGCCGCCTCGCTCCTTTTGGGGCGGCACTTCTCCATCACCGGCAAGGTGGTGCACGGGCACGAGCGGGGGCGCGGCCTCGGCTTTCCCACCGCCAACGTCGACACGGAAAAGGACCTGATCCCGTCGGTCGGCGTCTATGCGGTCAAGGTCTGCCTGGGGGAGCGGCTCCTGGACGGAGCCTGCAACATCGGCCCGAACCCCACCTTCGGCAACGACCGCCTTTCCATCGAGGTTTTCCTGCTCGACTTCACCGGGGACCTCTACGGGCGGGAGATCACGCTCTTCTTCATCGAAAGGCTGCGCGGCGAGAAGAGGTTTTCGAGCCTCGATGAGCTGAAACAGGCCATTGCTGCGGATGTGGAGCGCTGCCGCGAGATCCTGCGGTCGGCCCGGCCGGTGGCTTCGGAGAGCGGCGGCGACTGGGACTGCGTCGCCCGGCCCGGTGCGGTGATCCCGGAATAA
- the tatC gene encoding twin-arginine translocase subunit TatC: MVQEKVLPFMEHLVELRKRLIVCVFAIIIGMGVAWNFSTDLLKFVEQPLTGRTYLSDIKKSLYEKVKQSYPEAYQRMKLGEEHAVAEKPRMLNYSAPLEPFFVQCKISMLAGLVIVLPVLFHQFWLFVAPGLTRKERRLVVPFVTTASLAFCAGAMFFLIIIWPVIINFSLSYEASGLQSWYNISAYINFCLRLILMFGLIFELPILALLLARFGIVNYRMLATRRKYALLASSIVAAFHADLVTMFVIMIPLYLMYEISIWVALLFGKKKAPQADIEPAEA; the protein is encoded by the coding sequence ATGGTTCAAGAAAAGGTACTGCCGTTCATGGAGCACCTGGTGGAACTCCGCAAACGGCTTATCGTCTGCGTCTTCGCCATCATCATCGGCATGGGGGTCGCCTGGAATTTTTCCACCGACCTCTTGAAGTTCGTGGAGCAGCCGCTGACCGGTAGGACCTACCTGTCCGACATCAAGAAATCCCTCTACGAAAAGGTCAAGCAGAGTTACCCCGAGGCGTACCAGCGCATGAAGCTGGGCGAGGAGCATGCGGTTGCGGAAAAGCCGCGCATGCTCAACTACAGCGCGCCGCTTGAGCCGTTTTTCGTCCAGTGCAAGATCTCCATGCTGGCCGGCCTGGTCATCGTGCTCCCGGTCCTGTTCCACCAGTTCTGGCTCTTCGTGGCGCCGGGGCTGACGCGCAAGGAGCGGCGGCTGGTGGTCCCCTTCGTCACCACGGCCTCACTTGCCTTCTGCGCCGGGGCGATGTTCTTCTTGATCATCATCTGGCCGGTGATCATCAACTTCTCGCTCTCCTACGAGGCGAGCGGCCTGCAAAGCTGGTACAACATCTCCGCCTACATCAACTTCTGCCTGCGTCTGATCCTGATGTTCGGGCTCATCTTCGAACTCCCGATCCTGGCGCTGCTTCTGGCGCGCTTTGGCATCGTCAACTACCGCATGCTGGCCACCCGCAGGAAGTACGCGCTCCTGGCGAGCTCCATCGTCGCCGCCTTCCATGCGGACCTGGTGACCATGTTCGTCATCATGATTCCGCTCTATCTCATGTACGAGATCAGCATCTGGGTCGCACTCCTCTTCGGGAAGAAGAAGGCCCCCCAGGCGGACATAGAACCGGCCGAGGCCTGA
- a CDS encoding HlyD family secretion protein: MADETTEPTSAPAEKGGLSKKQRGAIVLVIIILAGAFFGLRQWVRSKTHIETDNAFVESHIHSVASRIPALVQRVAVVDNQFVHKGDLLVELDPADYQARLKSAAASLEMARNETSGDYAEVESARANVGLASARLDQANLDLKRAEALYAKEVIPREQLDRARTAHKVALAQVREAQEAENRAKAMIGMSGSGSKDARIAQKQGELETAKLNLSYARIVAPSDGYVTRKGVEPGNIVQPGQALMAIVGLEDSWITANYKESQLNNVRPGQAVDFTVDGYPGRHFTGKVESIMAGTGAAFSLLPPENATGNYVKVTQRIPVRIAIDRRSDPDHLLRVGMSVVPTILTGQTFGQVVGFGH; this comes from the coding sequence ATGGCAGATGAAACCACCGAACCCACATCCGCTCCGGCCGAAAAAGGCGGACTCAGCAAGAAACAGCGCGGCGCGATCGTCCTTGTGATCATCATCCTCGCGGGCGCCTTCTTCGGCCTGCGGCAATGGGTGCGCAGCAAGACGCACATAGAAACGGACAACGCCTTCGTGGAATCGCACATCCACTCCGTGGCGAGCCGGATCCCCGCACTTGTGCAGCGGGTCGCCGTGGTGGACAACCAGTTCGTGCACAAAGGGGACCTGCTGGTCGAGCTGGACCCGGCGGACTACCAGGCGCGGCTGAAGAGCGCCGCGGCATCGCTGGAGATGGCGAGGAACGAGACCTCGGGCGACTACGCCGAAGTCGAAAGCGCCCGCGCCAACGTCGGCCTCGCTTCAGCCCGCCTGGACCAGGCGAACCTCGACCTGAAGCGCGCCGAGGCGCTCTACGCGAAGGAAGTCATCCCCCGCGAGCAGCTGGATCGCGCCCGCACCGCGCACAAGGTCGCCCTGGCGCAGGTCAGGGAGGCGCAGGAGGCCGAGAACCGCGCCAAGGCGATGATCGGCATGTCCGGCAGCGGCTCGAAGGACGCAAGAATCGCTCAGAAACAGGGGGAATTGGAGACCGCGAAGCTCAATCTCTCCTATGCGAGGATCGTCGCCCCCAGCGACGGCTACGTGACCAGGAAAGGTGTCGAGCCGGGGAATATCGTGCAGCCGGGGCAGGCACTCATGGCGATCGTCGGGCTTGAGGATTCATGGATCACGGCGAATTACAAGGAAAGCCAGCTGAACAACGTGCGCCCGGGGCAGGCGGTCGACTTCACCGTCGACGGCTATCCCGGCCGCCACTTCACCGGCAAGGTGGAAAGCATCATGGCCGGCACCGGCGCGGCCTTCTCGCTGCTCCCGCCGGAGAACGCCACCGGCAACTACGTCAAGGTGACGCAGAGGATTCCGGTGCGCATCGCCATCGACAGGAGAAGCGATCCCGATCACCTGCTGCGCGTCGGCATGAGCGTCGTGCCGACCATCCTGACCGGTCAGACCTTCGGGCAGGTGGTAGGGTTCGGGCATTGA
- a CDS encoding TolC family protein: protein MPLVMLLLALLCCAGTGTAHAGELTLREALDRASAASRGLKSASREAEIASEQVNIARSTRLPRIDLQGGYVAQAKAQAFKFGAASQETQDPRYPFFNFAVYQTLFDFGRTSANEGMARLRSKAAGYSYSANQQDLFLQVVQAYYGILTAQKLVQAARDEVTQMESHQKTAQALFDEGVVTRNDLLQAEVRVASSRQNVLSAQNEVENGWLFLNYLTGAPPDFRTQLTEEPQLPSKQDLQGNPDLSRRGEISALEALVGADEYAVKEAKTSHYPEFFAKLGVDYLSNSKVREQAITAATIGFKVNLFDGPASAARVRQAVETRSRDEERLRDLEERTRLEYAMAVNDLKVADARIKVAEKAITQGIENLRITKDRYQEHVGTATEVVDAQTLLTKTRTDYYRSVFDLQVAAARVKRATGEL from the coding sequence ATGCCTTTAGTCATGCTTTTGCTGGCCCTGCTCTGCTGTGCGGGCACAGGCACAGCCCACGCCGGGGAGTTGACCCTTCGGGAGGCCCTCGACCGCGCCTCCGCCGCCAGCCGGGGGTTGAAATCAGCCTCGCGCGAGGCCGAGATCGCCAGCGAGCAGGTGAACATCGCCCGCTCCACCCGACTGCCACGCATCGACCTGCAGGGGGGGTACGTCGCCCAGGCCAAGGCCCAGGCCTTCAAGTTCGGGGCCGCATCCCAGGAGACGCAGGACCCGCGCTACCCCTTTTTCAACTTCGCCGTCTACCAGACCCTGTTCGACTTCGGCCGCACCAGCGCCAACGAGGGGATGGCTCGGCTGCGGAGCAAGGCTGCCGGTTACTCCTATTCGGCCAACCAGCAGGACCTTTTCCTGCAAGTCGTGCAGGCCTACTACGGCATCCTGACGGCGCAGAAACTGGTACAGGCTGCAAGGGACGAAGTGACCCAGATGGAATCGCACCAGAAGACGGCCCAGGCCCTTTTCGACGAGGGCGTGGTCACGCGGAACGATCTGCTGCAGGCTGAGGTGCGGGTCGCGTCCAGCCGGCAAAACGTCCTGAGCGCGCAAAACGAGGTGGAGAACGGATGGCTGTTCCTGAACTACCTGACCGGCGCCCCCCCGGACTTCCGCACCCAACTGACGGAGGAGCCCCAACTCCCCTCGAAGCAGGATCTGCAGGGCAATCCCGACCTCTCCCGGCGCGGGGAAATCTCCGCGCTGGAAGCCCTGGTCGGCGCGGACGAGTATGCCGTCAAGGAGGCGAAGACCAGCCACTATCCCGAATTCTTCGCAAAGCTCGGCGTGGACTACCTCTCCAACAGCAAGGTGCGCGAGCAGGCCATAACCGCGGCGACCATCGGCTTCAAGGTGAACCTGTTCGACGGCCCCGCTTCCGCCGCCAGGGTGAGGCAGGCGGTCGAGACCCGCTCCAGGGACGAGGAGAGGCTGCGGGACCTCGAGGAGAGGACCAGGCTGGAATACGCCATGGCCGTCAACGACCTGAAGGTCGCCGACGCCCGGATCAAGGTTGCCGAAAAGGCCATCACGCAGGGGATCGAAAACCTGCGCATCACCAAGGACCGTTACCAGGAGCATGTCGGTACCGCCACGGAAGTCGTGGACGCCCAGACGCTCTTGACAAAAACCAGGACCGACTACTACCGCAGCGTCTTCGACCTCCAGGTCGCCGCCGCCAGGGTCAAGAGGGCCACGGGCGAACTGTAG
- a CDS encoding transglycosylase SLT domain-containing protein: MFCRTIAAAAFVLYATLPASAVNINKPDTSLSAAAQRMQVKDFRGARDAALTINDPALRSFMTGMAAAKMEQWEEAAAQLPTAAEGYPLLADYALYYQGLALSKLQRHDQALPPLYKLLKEYANSRLSRQALILYADTLAAAGYPKEAQQSYATFVERYPSGSDSISALYGSALCRIKLGDAAAAAAVLRNIYLVYPASPYADKAALELQNLAATGIKAEPYTTAELFKRAGTLYDLGRHLKAAEALAEIPLTGESDDFVRKVKFKKGQALYKSKRYQQAQSTFGSLPAHAEAELWLARTLDKSGKGDEAFRLFLKLAQDAKGGTVAQEAMLEAAYLKRFQRQWSEAVPLFKKYLAMAPSQKNGNVLWETAWCSYQAHDYQEAASQFRKLADREDLRDKALYWLGRTLAATGDGKGAQAAFTTLASEFPLGYYALISNQFQAGESLPQPPGNMSEALPMPSGFEREKALITLGLFEEAARELSLSKKGKNPAGIARLYLEMGNYNGAYHTMANEKPRRGDKDNATVLGVTYPLAFRDDVARNAAAQAVPESLVYAVMRTESNYFPAALSPVGAVGLMQIMPSTAEAMSKGDSKRLTSPDLNIKLGTRHLRDLLELYDRNLTLTVAAYNAGSGNVKRWQKAYGDLPQDEFVESIPFRETREYVKKVVSSMQMYQKLYRLPPFKQAEQQKVAPKENQGAAQQKLALR; the protein is encoded by the coding sequence ATGTTTTGCCGTACCATTGCAGCAGCAGCGTTCGTGTTGTACGCCACCCTTCCCGCCTCCGCCGTTAACATCAACAAACCCGACACCTCGCTCAGCGCGGCCGCGCAGCGCATGCAGGTCAAGGATTTCCGCGGCGCCCGCGATGCCGCGCTTACCATCAATGACCCGGCCCTGCGCTCGTTCATGACCGGAATGGCGGCGGCGAAGATGGAACAGTGGGAAGAGGCCGCGGCCCAACTCCCCACTGCCGCCGAAGGATACCCGCTGCTGGCCGACTACGCCCTCTACTACCAGGGGCTTGCCCTTTCCAAGCTGCAGCGTCACGACCAGGCTCTCCCCCCCCTCTACAAGCTGCTCAAGGAGTACGCGAACAGCCGTCTGTCGCGCCAGGCCCTGATCCTCTACGCCGATACCCTCGCTGCGGCAGGCTACCCCAAGGAAGCGCAGCAAAGCTACGCCACCTTCGTCGAACGCTACCCGTCGGGGAGCGATTCCATCTCCGCACTCTACGGCTCCGCCCTCTGCAGGATAAAGCTCGGCGATGCCGCGGCCGCCGCGGCGGTGCTGCGCAACATCTACCTCGTCTACCCCGCGTCTCCCTATGCCGACAAGGCGGCGCTGGAACTTCAGAACCTCGCCGCCACCGGCATCAAGGCCGAGCCCTACACCACCGCCGAACTCTTCAAGCGCGCCGGCACCCTCTACGACCTGGGACGCCACCTCAAAGCAGCCGAAGCCCTGGCGGAGATACCGCTAACCGGTGAAAGCGATGACTTCGTGCGCAAGGTGAAATTCAAGAAGGGGCAGGCGTTATACAAGTCCAAACGGTACCAGCAGGCCCAGAGCACCTTCGGGTCGCTGCCGGCGCATGCCGAGGCCGAGCTGTGGCTGGCGCGTACGCTGGACAAGTCCGGCAAGGGGGACGAGGCGTTCCGGCTCTTCCTGAAGCTGGCCCAGGATGCCAAGGGGGGGACGGTGGCCCAAGAGGCGATGCTCGAGGCGGCCTACCTGAAACGGTTCCAAAGACAATGGAGCGAGGCGGTGCCGCTGTTCAAGAAGTATCTCGCCATGGCCCCCAGCCAGAAAAACGGCAACGTCCTGTGGGAAACCGCCTGGTGCAGCTACCAGGCCCATGATTACCAGGAGGCTGCCTCGCAGTTCAGGAAGCTCGCCGACCGCGAGGACCTCCGGGACAAGGCGCTCTACTGGCTGGGGAGGACCCTTGCGGCCACCGGCGACGGCAAGGGGGCCCAGGCGGCCTTTACGACCCTGGCGTCCGAGTTCCCGCTCGGGTACTACGCGTTGATCAGCAACCAGTTCCAGGCTGGCGAATCGCTGCCGCAGCCTCCGGGGAACATGTCCGAGGCGCTCCCCATGCCTTCGGGGTTCGAGCGCGAGAAGGCGCTGATCACTCTCGGGCTCTTCGAGGAGGCCGCCCGCGAGCTTTCCCTTTCGAAGAAAGGGAAGAACCCGGCGGGGATCGCCAGGCTGTATCTGGAGATGGGGAACTACAACGGCGCCTACCACACCATGGCCAACGAAAAACCCAGACGCGGCGACAAGGACAACGCCACCGTCCTCGGCGTTACCTACCCGCTCGCGTTCCGCGACGACGTCGCGAGGAACGCGGCGGCCCAGGCGGTACCCGAGAGTCTCGTGTACGCGGTGATGCGCACCGAGAGCAACTACTTTCCCGCCGCGCTGTCGCCGGTGGGCGCGGTCGGCCTGATGCAGATCATGCCGTCGACCGCCGAGGCGATGTCCAAGGGTGATTCCAAGCGGCTCACCAGCCCGGACCTGAACATCAAGCTGGGGACCCGGCATCTGAGGGACCTGCTGGAGTTGTACGACAGGAACCTCACCCTGACTGTCGCCGCCTACAACGCCGGCTCGGGGAACGTGAAGCGCTGGCAGAAAGCATACGGCGACCTCCCACAGGACGAGTTCGTTGAAAGCATCCCCTTCAGGGAGACGCGCGAATACGTGAAGAAAGTGGTGAGCAGCATGCAGATGTACCAGAAACTGTACCGCCTCCCCCCTTTCAAGCAGGCGGAACAGCAAAAAGTGGCACCGAAGGAAAACCAGGGCGCGGCGCAACAAAAGCTCGCCCTTCGCTAG
- a CDS encoding MarR family winged helix-turn-helix transcriptional regulator, translating to MKTTPIDIEKTVGFLLAKAYQRACLIFKEHFDEHELTPQQFGLLGFLWREDGLSQSLLSAKSQIDRTTMGGLIDRLEKEGLVVRKTDPGDRRAYRICLTEKGKALEPVLAPIALRAQAMFIAKLDPQEVETLTNLLEKIRH from the coding sequence ATGAAAACGACACCTATCGATATCGAGAAAACGGTCGGGTTCCTGCTGGCGAAGGCCTACCAGCGCGCCTGCCTGATCTTCAAGGAACACTTCGACGAACACGAGCTAACCCCTCAGCAATTCGGCCTGCTCGGCTTTCTCTGGCGCGAGGACGGCCTCAGTCAGTCGCTCCTTTCAGCCAAGAGCCAGATAGACCGCACCACGATGGGGGGACTCATAGACCGCCTCGAAAAAGAGGGGCTCGTGGTTCGCAAAACCGACCCCGGCGACCGCCGGGCGTACCGCATCTGTCTGACCGAGAAGGGAAAGGCACTGGAACCGGTACTCGCCCCGATCGCCCTGCGAGCCCAGGCGATGTTCATCGCCAAGCTCGACCCTCAGGAAGTTGAAACCTTAACCAACCTGTTAGAGAAGATCCGCCACTGA
- a CDS encoding DHA2 family efflux MFS transporter permease subunit translates to MKNAEEKNINKWLITITVMLPAIMEIVDTSVANVALPHMQGSLNAGTDEITWVLTSYLVSNAVVLPMTGWLARMFGRKRFLITCIILFTLASLMCGAAPSLGLLIFFRVLQGAAGGALIPMSQAIMMETFPPYQQGMAMAIFGVGAMFGPIIGPALGGWITDNMSWRWIFYINIPIGIIAVVMATFFIYDPSYLKRAKASIDYWGLALLTVGLGALQIVLDKGQQDDWFNSGFIVACSVVTAVSLAALVYVELTHPHPIVNLRLFKNVSFSAGNLVMFAVGFCLYSSIMLIPLFLQTLMGYNATMAGMVLAPGGVATLICMPFVGAIIQRYDGRKVVFIGLLIAAYSMHIMQGFTLEAAYRDFVWPRVVLGIGLAMIFVPLTTVTLATISKEEMGNATGIFSLLRNIGGSVGIAISATLLARYSQFYQTNLVAHVNPYNPVAQSQIAMLKGAMMGRGMDQVAAEKGAFAIIYGTVSRQAYMLSYNRIFFVVGIAFLVIIPLLLLLKKPQKHLPPGAAH, encoded by the coding sequence ATGAAAAACGCAGAAGAAAAAAACATCAACAAGTGGCTGATCACCATCACGGTCATGCTCCCCGCCATCATGGAGATCGTCGACACCTCCGTCGCCAACGTGGCGCTCCCGCACATGCAGGGGAGCCTCAACGCCGGGACCGACGAGATCACCTGGGTGCTCACCTCCTACCTGGTGAGCAACGCCGTGGTGCTCCCCATGACCGGATGGCTCGCGCGCATGTTCGGCCGCAAGCGCTTCCTCATCACCTGCATCATCCTCTTCACCCTCGCCTCCCTCATGTGCGGCGCGGCCCCATCGCTGGGCCTGCTCATTTTCTTCAGGGTGCTCCAGGGCGCGGCCGGCGGCGCGCTGATCCCGATGAGCCAGGCCATCATGATGGAGACCTTCCCCCCCTACCAGCAGGGGATGGCGATGGCCATCTTCGGTGTCGGCGCCATGTTCGGCCCCATCATCGGCCCCGCGCTCGGTGGCTGGATCACCGACAACATGAGCTGGCGCTGGATCTTCTACATCAACATCCCGATCGGCATCATCGCCGTTGTCATGGCGACCTTCTTCATCTATGACCCGAGCTACCTGAAACGGGCCAAGGCCAGCATCGACTACTGGGGGCTCGCGCTCCTGACCGTCGGATTGGGCGCGCTCCAGATCGTGCTCGACAAGGGGCAGCAGGACGACTGGTTCAACTCCGGGTTCATCGTCGCCTGCTCTGTGGTCACCGCAGTCTCGCTGGCGGCGCTGGTGTACGTGGAATTGACCCACCCGCACCCGATCGTCAACCTCCGCCTTTTCAAGAACGTCTCCTTCTCCGCCGGCAACCTGGTGATGTTCGCGGTCGGTTTCTGCCTGTACAGCTCCATCATGCTGATACCGCTCTTCTTGCAGACGCTCATGGGGTACAACGCCACCATGGCCGGCATGGTGCTCGCCCCCGGCGGGGTCGCCACCCTGATCTGCATGCCCTTCGTGGGTGCCATCATCCAGCGCTACGACGGCCGCAAGGTTGTCTTCATAGGCCTTCTCATCGCCGCCTATTCTATGCACATCATGCAGGGGTTCACGCTGGAGGCAGCCTACCGGGATTTCGTCTGGCCGCGTGTGGTGCTGGGTATCGGCCTCGCCATGATCTTCGTTCCGCTCACCACGGTGACCCTCGCCACCATCTCCAAGGAGGAGATGGGGAACGCCACCGGCATCTTCAGCCTGCTGCGCAACATCGGCGGCAGCGTCGGCATCGCCATCTCCGCCACGCTGCTGGCGCGCTACTCGCAGTTTTACCAGACCAACCTGGTCGCCCACGTGAACCCGTACAACCCGGTCGCGCAATCGCAGATCGCCATGCTGAAAGGGGCCATGATGGGGCGCGGCATGGACCAGGTTGCCGCGGAAAAGGGCGCTTTCGCCATCATCTACGGCACCGTCAGCCGGCAGGCCTACATGCTCTCCTACAACCGGATTTTCTTCGTCGTCGGCATCGCCTTCCTGGTGATCATCCCGCTCCTGCTGTTGCTGAAGAAGCCGCAGAAGCATCTTCCCCCCGGCGCGGCACACTGA
- a CDS encoding peptidylprolyl isomerase, whose amino-acid sequence MARAAASHILVKTEEECVALKNKIEAGADFSEVARANSLCPSGNQGGRLGEFGPGQMVAEFDQVVFSGEVGKVLGPVKTQFGYHLILITSRTA is encoded by the coding sequence ATGGCAAGAGCTGCAGCAAGTCATATATTGGTGAAAACCGAGGAAGAATGCGTCGCATTGAAGAACAAGATCGAGGCTGGTGCCGATTTCAGTGAGGTGGCGCGCGCCAATTCCCTCTGCCCGTCCGGCAACCAGGGAGGGCGCCTGGGCGAGTTCGGTCCTGGCCAGATGGTCGCGGAATTCGACCAGGTCGTCTTCAGCGGCGAAGTGGGCAAAGTGCTCGGCCCCGTGAAGACCCAGTTCGGCTACCACCTGATCCTGATCACCAGCCGCACGGCGTAG
- the rnr gene encoding ribonuclease R yields MRKGKDAILRLLGKGEPVPYRQMLKALNVSRHERGRLDDMLDYLVETGEIAKLPGRIYTVAGGGDTLRGKLSTHRDGYGFVMPEDGGEDLFVPARYLSEYMNGDIVEAQVVSTRRDGKREGRISALVQRGITEIVGRFEAVGKSGRVIPDDPKLGRDLFVTPGPSGGASKAKDGQIVLAQITSYPSGARPLEGRIVEVLGEANDPEVEALTVIKKYELPNVFDEKVMAEAENQPQEVTGEAREGRVDLRERLTVTIDGETARDFDDAVSVAREGDKIRLWVSIADVSHYVAEGSRLDTEAYLRGTSVYFPDRCIPMLPEQLSNGICSLNPQVERLTMTAEMLFDAAGTRVEQKFYTSVIKSAARLTYTTVKKILVDQDAEMIDANRHLVADLKVMEELSLRLNAVRKGRGSIDFDLPEPQIILDLQGETTAIVRAERNLAHRIIEEFMLAANEAVAHFLETTPVPSLYRIHENPDPVKLQDLSEFVFGFGYILKVEDEKVNPAALQKLLAEVAGKPEERLINEVLLRCMKQARYSAENLGHFGLAASSYTHFTSPIRRYPDLVVHRILKRVLTGKMKKVDKDRLEARLPETALHTSKRERVAMEAEREMVDLKKMQFMRDKIGEEYDGYITGVAPFGLFVELVDLFVEGMVPVATLPQDYYVHLEKSHALVGERSRAMYRIADKIRVKVAAVNEARKQVEFALVCTLEKRPVEPIADVRNAYQRIPIKGKRPKPRRR; encoded by the coding sequence ATGCGCAAAGGTAAAGACGCGATCCTGAGGCTGCTCGGCAAGGGGGAGCCGGTACCCTACCGGCAGATGCTCAAGGCTCTCAACGTATCCCGGCACGAGCGGGGGCGCCTGGACGACATGCTCGATTACCTGGTGGAGACCGGGGAGATCGCCAAGCTTCCCGGCCGCATCTACACCGTGGCCGGGGGCGGTGACACCCTGCGCGGCAAGCTTTCCACCCACCGCGACGGCTACGGCTTCGTCATGCCCGAGGACGGCGGCGAGGACCTCTTCGTCCCGGCACGCTACCTTTCGGAATACATGAACGGAGACATCGTCGAGGCGCAGGTGGTGTCGACCCGGCGCGACGGCAAGAGGGAAGGGCGCATTTCGGCGCTGGTTCAGCGCGGCATCACCGAGATCGTCGGGCGCTTCGAGGCGGTCGGCAAGTCGGGACGGGTGATCCCGGACGATCCGAAGCTCGGGCGCGACTTGTTCGTCACACCCGGCCCTTCCGGAGGCGCTTCCAAGGCGAAGGACGGCCAGATCGTTCTGGCCCAGATCACCTCGTACCCTTCGGGTGCCCGTCCCCTCGAGGGGCGCATCGTCGAGGTCTTGGGCGAGGCCAACGACCCGGAGGTGGAAGCCCTCACCGTGATCAAGAAGTACGAACTCCCCAACGTCTTCGACGAGAAGGTGATGGCCGAGGCGGAAAATCAGCCCCAGGAGGTGACCGGGGAGGCGAGGGAGGGGCGGGTGGACCTGCGGGAGAGGCTGACGGTCACCATCGACGGCGAGACGGCGCGGGACTTCGACGATGCCGTTTCCGTTGCGCGCGAAGGCGACAAGATCCGGCTCTGGGTTTCCATCGCCGACGTCTCGCACTACGTCGCGGAAGGCTCACGCCTGGACACCGAGGCGTACCTCAGGGGGACCTCGGTGTACTTCCCGGACCGCTGCATCCCCATGCTCCCCGAACAGCTCTCCAACGGCATCTGCTCGCTGAACCCACAGGTGGAGCGCCTCACCATGACGGCCGAGATGCTCTTCGATGCCGCTGGCACCCGGGTGGAGCAGAAGTTCTATACGAGCGTCATCAAGAGCGCCGCGCGGCTCACCTACACCACCGTGAAGAAGATCCTGGTGGACCAGGACGCAGAGATGATCGACGCGAACCGGCACCTGGTAGCCGACCTGAAGGTGATGGAGGAACTCTCCCTCAGGCTGAACGCCGTGCGCAAGGGGAGGGGGAGCATCGACTTCGACCTCCCCGAGCCGCAGATCATCCTGGACCTGCAGGGTGAGACGACGGCCATCGTGCGCGCCGAGAGGAACCTCGCGCACCGCATCATCGAGGAGTTCATGCTGGCGGCGAACGAGGCGGTGGCCCATTTCCTGGAGACGACCCCGGTCCCGTCGCTGTACCGCATCCACGAGAACCCCGACCCGGTCAAGCTGCAGGATCTCTCAGAGTTCGTCTTCGGCTTCGGTTACATCCTGAAGGTCGAGGACGAGAAGGTGAACCCCGCGGCGTTGCAGAAGCTCCTCGCCGAGGTGGCGGGGAAGCCGGAGGAGCGGCTCATCAACGAGGTGCTTTTGCGCTGCATGAAACAGGCGCGCTACAGCGCCGAGAACCTCGGCCACTTCGGCCTGGCCGCCTCGTCCTACACCCACTTCACCTCCCCGATCCGGCGCTACCCGGACCTCGTGGTGCACCGCATCCTGAAAAGGGTGCTGACCGGGAAGATGAAAAAGGTGGACAAGGACCGGCTGGAGGCGCGGCTTCCGGAGACGGCGCTGCACACCAGCAAGCGCGAGCGGGTCGCCATGGAGGCGGAGCGCGAGATGGTCGATCTGAAGAAGATGCAGTTCATGCGCGACAAGATCGGGGAGGAGTACGACGGCTACATAACCGGCGTCGCCCCATTCGGCCTCTTCGTGGAACTGGTCGACCTCTTCGTGGAGGGGATGGTGCCGGTCGCCACGCTCCCCCAGGACTATTACGTGCACCTCGAGAAGAGCCATGCCCTGGTGGGGGAGAGAAGCCGCGCCATGTATCGCATCGCCGACAAGATCAGGGTCAAGGTGGCGGCGGTGAACGAGGCGCGCAAACAGGTGGAATTCGCCCTGGTGTGTACCCTGGAAAAGCGCCCCGTCGAGCCCATCGCCGACGTCCGCAACGCCTACCAGCGCATCCCCATAAAGGGCAAGCGCCCCAAGCCCAGGCGCCGCTGA